In Algihabitans albus, the following are encoded in one genomic region:
- the fdhF gene encoding formate dehydrogenase subunit alpha has translation MSVIEKIETVPFILDGYEVEARPGETIWQVAKRSGWEIPHLCYAPEPGYQADGNCRACMVEIQGERTLAASCIRTPRAGMQVVTNSHRAESARRMVFELLVADQPSRETSHDPDSAFWGWADKVGVTESRFPARQAPKMDVSHPAIAVNLDACIHCNLCVRACRDVQVNDVIGMAFRGHDAKIVFDFDSPMGDSTCVACGECVQACPTGALMEAKLLDSAGQRQVYADKTVDSICPYCGVGCQTKVHIKDDQIVQVDGRAGPANENRLCVKGRFGFDYVRHPHRLTVPMIRRDDAPKTGDDEVDPANPWTHFREATWEEALEVAAEGLTTIRDRDGGKALAGFGSAKGSNEEAYLFQKLVRTGFGTNNVDHCTRLCHASSVAALMEGIGSGGVTISFNAALESDCIVVIGAKPEQNHPVAATYLKQAAKQGAKLIIMDPRRHDTLARYASHNLQFKPGSDVALLNALLHVIVTENLADAQYVQAQTEGYEELKQRIAAYSPELMAEVCGIDAPTIREVARLYATSERSIIFWGMGISQHVHGTDNTRCLIALALITGQIGRPGTGLHPLRGQNNVQGASDAGLIPMVYPDYQSVETPEIHAKYQEFWGSELDPAAGLTVVEIMQEIAAGTIKGMYILGENPAMSDPDQIHARKALAKLEHLVVQDIFLTETAWHADVVLPASAHAEKLGSYTNTNRQVQIGRPVLDLPGAARQDWWIVQALAKQIGLDWDYDGPPEVFAEMAQVMPSLANITWDRLEREDSVTYPCDAPDVPGTEVMFAEGFPTDDGRARIVPVDLLPPDELPDADFPMVLTTGRMLEHWHTGAMTRRAGVLDDLEPAAVASLHPVEIRRLSLQTGGTVRIATRRGTIEITLRADAGVPPGMVFIPFCFNEAAANILTNPQLDPYGKIPEFKFCAARVEPVETQNAAE, from the coding sequence ATGTCGGTGATCGAAAAGATCGAAACCGTTCCCTTCATTCTCGACGGCTACGAGGTCGAGGCCCGTCCGGGCGAGACGATCTGGCAGGTCGCCAAACGCAGCGGATGGGAAATTCCCCACCTTTGCTACGCACCCGAACCGGGCTATCAAGCCGACGGCAACTGCCGCGCCTGCATGGTGGAGATCCAGGGCGAACGCACGCTGGCGGCCAGTTGCATTCGAACACCGCGCGCCGGCATGCAGGTCGTGACCAACTCGCACCGAGCCGAGTCGGCGCGCCGCATGGTCTTCGAGCTTTTGGTCGCCGACCAGCCGTCGCGCGAAACGAGTCACGACCCGGACTCCGCTTTCTGGGGATGGGCGGACAAGGTCGGCGTGACCGAAAGCCGTTTCCCGGCACGCCAAGCGCCGAAGATGGATGTCAGTCATCCGGCGATTGCCGTCAACCTGGATGCCTGCATCCACTGCAACCTTTGCGTCCGAGCCTGCCGTGACGTCCAGGTCAACGACGTGATCGGCATGGCCTTCAGAGGCCACGACGCCAAGATCGTCTTCGACTTCGACAGTCCGATGGGAGACTCGACCTGCGTGGCCTGCGGGGAATGCGTGCAGGCCTGCCCGACCGGTGCCCTGATGGAAGCGAAACTGCTCGACTCGGCCGGTCAGCGCCAAGTCTACGCCGACAAGACGGTCGACAGCATCTGCCCCTACTGCGGCGTGGGCTGCCAGACCAAGGTTCATATCAAGGACGACCAGATCGTGCAGGTCGACGGCCGGGCCGGACCGGCGAACGAGAACCGGCTCTGCGTCAAGGGTCGCTTTGGGTTCGATTATGTACGCCATCCCCATCGGCTGACGGTGCCGATGATCCGGCGTGACGACGCACCCAAGACAGGGGACGACGAGGTCGACCCGGCCAACCCTTGGACGCACTTCCGCGAAGCGACCTGGGAAGAGGCGCTGGAGGTTGCGGCAGAGGGACTGACGACAATTCGAGACCGCGACGGCGGCAAGGCCCTGGCAGGCTTCGGCTCGGCCAAAGGCTCGAACGAGGAGGCCTATCTGTTTCAGAAGCTGGTGCGAACCGGCTTCGGTACCAACAACGTCGACCACTGCACACGGCTCTGCCACGCCTCCTCGGTTGCCGCTTTGATGGAAGGCATCGGCTCCGGCGGCGTGACGATTTCCTTCAACGCCGCCCTCGAGTCCGATTGCATCGTCGTTATCGGTGCCAAACCTGAACAGAACCACCCGGTGGCCGCGACTTATCTCAAACAGGCCGCCAAGCAGGGCGCCAAACTGATCATCATGGATCCGCGCCGTCACGACACGCTCGCACGCTACGCTTCCCACAATCTTCAGTTCAAACCAGGCAGCGACGTCGCCCTGCTCAACGCCCTGCTTCATGTCATCGTCACCGAGAACCTGGCCGACGCGCAGTACGTGCAAGCCCAGACCGAAGGCTACGAAGAACTCAAGCAGCGTATCGCCGCCTACAGCCCCGAACTGATGGCGGAGGTTTGCGGGATCGACGCGCCGACGATTCGCGAAGTCGCCAGACTCTACGCGACCTCGGAACGCTCGATCATCTTCTGGGGCATGGGCATCTCCCAGCACGTTCATGGGACCGACAACACCCGCTGTCTGATCGCATTGGCTCTAATCACCGGGCAGATCGGCCGCCCGGGGACCGGGCTGCACCCTCTGCGCGGCCAGAACAATGTCCAAGGCGCCTCCGACGCCGGCCTGATCCCGATGGTCTATCCGGACTATCAGTCGGTCGAGACTCCGGAGATACACGCCAAATACCAAGAGTTCTGGGGCAGCGAGCTGGATCCGGCGGCGGGCCTGACCGTGGTCGAAATCATGCAGGAGATCGCGGCCGGAACCATCAAGGGCATGTATATACTGGGCGAGAACCCGGCCATGTCGGATCCCGATCAGATCCACGCCCGCAAGGCCCTGGCCAAGCTCGAGCACCTGGTCGTGCAGGACATCTTCCTGACCGAAACGGCGTGGCATGCAGATGTGGTGCTGCCCGCCTCGGCCCACGCCGAGAAGCTGGGGAGCTACACAAACACCAACCGTCAGGTTCAGATCGGCCGGCCGGTTCTGGATCTGCCTGGCGCCGCACGGCAGGATTGGTGGATCGTCCAAGCGCTCGCCAAGCAGATCGGTCTCGACTGGGACTACGACGGGCCTCCCGAAGTCTTCGCCGAAATGGCGCAGGTGATGCCCAGTCTGGCGAACATCACCTGGGACAGGCTGGAGCGCGAAGACTCCGTAACCTATCCCTGCGATGCACCGGATGTACCGGGTACGGAAGTCATGTTCGCAGAGGGATTTCCCACGGACGACGGTCGCGCAAGGATCGTACCGGTCGACCTGCTGCCGCCGGACGAGCTGCCGGACGCCGATTTCCCCATGGTCCTGACGACCGGACGCATGTTGGAGCACTGGCATACGGGCGCCATGACGCGCCGCGCCGGCGTGCTCGACGACCTGGAGCCGGCAGCGGTGGCAAGCCTCCACCCGGTCGAAATCCGTCGACTGAGTCTGCAAACCGGAGGGACGGTACGCATCGCCACCCGGCGCGGCACGATCGAGATCACTCTGCGAGCCGACGCCGGCGTGCCACCGGGGATGGTCTTCATCCCCTTCTGCTTCAACGAAGCGGCAGCCAACATCCTCACCAACCCGCAGCTCGACCCCTACGGCAAGATCCCGGAGTTCAAGTTCTGCGCGGCCCGGGTGGAGCCGGTCGAGACGCAGAACGCAGCGGAGTAG
- a CDS encoding NADH-ubiquinone oxidoreductase-F iron-sulfur binding region domain-containing protein encodes MPEGNGVAMKRKIHPGSGRRKAPTEPRGRVLEPEAQEEVASLLGQRPRRADLLIEYLHLLQDTHGCLQARHLQALGDELSLPMAAVYEVASFYAHFDIVLDGETPPPPLTVRVCDSLTCELFGAAELLNNLPDALADAGLGDAVRVVRAPCMGRCDTAPTCEVGHRHVDAATPERVVQAAEGAYRRSERHPIAASYEDLQAYRSGGGYRLLDDCRNGSRSAKEITDLLANSNLRGLGGAGFPAGQKWRLVAQQPKPRLLAVNADEGEPGTFKDRYYLERWPHRFLEGMLIAAWAVEAERLFIYLRDEYPAIQLILERELAELRKAGVLNGITVELRRGAGAYICGEESAMLESLEGRRGYPRHKPPYPSQVGLFGRPTLTHNVETLYWVREIVERGAGWFASQGRNGRKGLRSFSVSGRVKTPGMKLAPAGITVRDLIQEYCGGMSDGHRFKGYLPGGASGGILPAHLDHIPLDFGTLEEFGCFIGSAAVVVLSDQDNIRQAALNLMRFFEDESCGQCTPCRVGTEKTVKLMQDPVWDIALLSELAETMRDASICGLGQAAPNPLLSVLRYFPEDLQA; translated from the coding sequence ATGCCCGAGGGCAACGGCGTGGCGATGAAACGCAAGATCCACCCCGGCTCAGGCCGGCGGAAGGCACCGACGGAGCCGCGCGGACGCGTTCTGGAGCCCGAAGCGCAGGAAGAAGTCGCCAGCTTGCTCGGCCAGCGGCCGCGGCGCGCCGACCTGCTGATCGAGTATCTTCACCTGCTGCAAGACACCCATGGCTGCCTGCAGGCCCGCCACCTGCAGGCCCTGGGCGACGAATTGAGCCTGCCGATGGCGGCGGTTTACGAAGTCGCCTCCTTCTACGCCCACTTCGACATCGTGCTGGACGGCGAAACGCCGCCGCCGCCACTCACCGTAAGGGTTTGCGACTCTCTCACCTGCGAGCTGTTCGGCGCAGCCGAACTTTTGAACAACTTACCGGACGCCCTCGCTGACGCCGGGCTCGGTGACGCCGTGCGTGTCGTGCGCGCACCCTGTATGGGGCGCTGCGATACGGCCCCGACCTGCGAAGTGGGCCATCGCCACGTGGACGCGGCAACACCGGAGCGCGTCGTCCAGGCGGCGGAGGGTGCCTACCGGAGGAGCGAACGCCACCCCATCGCGGCCTCCTACGAAGATCTGCAGGCCTACCGGAGCGGCGGTGGCTACAGGCTGCTGGACGATTGCCGGAACGGCTCACGCAGTGCCAAGGAGATCACCGACCTCCTGGCCAACTCGAACCTACGTGGCCTGGGCGGCGCAGGCTTCCCGGCCGGGCAGAAATGGCGTCTGGTCGCTCAACAGCCGAAACCGCGGCTGCTGGCGGTCAATGCCGACGAGGGCGAACCCGGCACCTTCAAGGACCGCTACTATCTGGAGCGCTGGCCGCACCGCTTTCTGGAAGGAATGCTGATCGCCGCCTGGGCGGTCGAGGCGGAGCGGTTATTCATCTATCTGCGCGACGAGTACCCAGCCATTCAGCTTATCCTAGAGCGGGAGTTGGCCGAGCTTCGCAAGGCGGGGGTCCTAAACGGCATAACCGTCGAACTGCGGCGCGGCGCCGGCGCCTACATTTGCGGTGAAGAGTCGGCCATGCTGGAGTCCCTCGAAGGCCGGCGCGGCTATCCCCGACACAAACCCCCCTACCCGAGCCAGGTCGGTCTGTTCGGGCGCCCGACCCTGACGCACAATGTCGAGACTCTCTACTGGGTTCGCGAAATCGTCGAACGGGGCGCCGGCTGGTTCGCCAGTCAAGGCCGCAACGGCCGCAAGGGTCTGCGCAGCTTCTCCGTTTCGGGCCGCGTCAAGACTCCGGGCATGAAGCTGGCTCCGGCCGGCATCACCGTGCGCGACCTGATACAGGAATACTGTGGCGGCATGAGCGACGGACACCGCTTCAAGGGCTATCTGCCCGGCGGCGCATCGGGTGGCATCTTGCCGGCGCACTTGGACCACATTCCGCTCGATTTCGGAACGCTCGAGGAGTTCGGCTGCTTCATTGGCTCGGCCGCTGTCGTCGTGCTGTCCGATCAAGACAACATCAGGCAGGCGGCGCTGAACCTGATGCGCTTCTTCGAGGACGAGTCCTGCGGCCAGTGCACGCCCTGCCGCGTCGGCACGGAGAAGACCGTCAAGCTGATGCAGGATCCAGTGTGGGATATCGCGCTCTTGTCGGAGCTGGCGGAGACCATGCGCGACGCATCGATCTGCGGCTTGGGCCAGGCGGCGCCGAACCCCCTCCTGTCCGTTCTGCGTTACTTCCCCGAAGACCTCCAAGCGTAG
- a CDS encoding ABC transporter permease — translation MTDLAQPTPSSSRRVTASLKRETPETKAPRLKSGTWLTATAVAVAGLLALPVLGVFASLFQRSDGAWQHLAETVLPDFIVNTLYLTVLVGGGVLLVGVATAWLVTMCRFPGRRLFEWALILPLAFPAYVIAYAYTDFLQHPGPVQTLLRELTGWGPRDYWFPQIRSIEGAGLMFTLVLYPYVYLLARTAFLNQSVCALEVSRTLGRSAWSSFRHVAMPLARPAIVTGTALALMETLADFGTVAHFGVPTFTTGIYRAWFSMGDRIAAAQLAASLLGFVVLLLFLERWQRGRARYFQTGRKYQELPGYRLVGWRAAAALTVCGLPLALGFLLPLVILVEMHFSGGHDLFGPRYLKLVFNSFTLAGVAAVLAVGLALSMAYAARLSPGLVTRSANRMASLGYAVPGSIIAVGVLIPLAGFDNALDAWMRATFGLSTGLLLTGSIAGLVFAYLVRFMAVALNTVESSLAKVTPAMDDAARTLGASSGSALRRVHMPLLRGGLLTAGLIVFVDVMKELPATLIMRPFNFDTLAVQAYRLASDERLTEAATPSLAIVAVGLLPVILLSREIMKSRPGYRG, via the coding sequence ATGACCGATCTCGCCCAACCCACCCCGTCATCGTCGCGCCGCGTAACCGCAAGTCTGAAGCGGGAGACGCCCGAGACGAAGGCTCCCAGGCTCAAGTCCGGCACTTGGCTCACCGCTACGGCCGTGGCGGTTGCCGGACTACTGGCCTTGCCGGTCCTTGGGGTGTTCGCGAGCTTGTTTCAAAGGAGCGATGGTGCCTGGCAGCATCTGGCAGAGACTGTGCTGCCCGACTTCATCGTCAATACCCTCTATCTCACGGTCCTGGTGGGAGGCGGTGTGTTGTTGGTCGGCGTCGCCACGGCCTGGCTCGTTACCATGTGCCGTTTTCCCGGTCGGCGTTTGTTCGAGTGGGCTCTGATCCTCCCCTTGGCATTCCCCGCCTACGTCATCGCCTACGCTTACACCGACTTCCTGCAGCACCCCGGCCCGGTCCAGACACTGCTGCGCGAGCTGACCGGTTGGGGCCCGCGCGACTACTGGTTCCCTCAGATTCGTTCGATCGAAGGCGCCGGGTTGATGTTCACCCTGGTGCTCTATCCCTACGTCTACCTTCTGGCGCGCACGGCCTTCCTGAACCAGTCCGTCTGCGCGCTCGAGGTCAGCCGCACACTGGGTCGCAGCGCCTGGTCTTCTTTTCGCCACGTCGCCATGCCGCTCGCCCGTCCGGCCATCGTGACCGGCACGGCGCTGGCGCTGATGGAAACGCTGGCCGACTTCGGCACCGTGGCTCACTTCGGGGTGCCAACCTTCACCACCGGCATTTATCGGGCCTGGTTTTCCATGGGGGATCGGATTGCGGCCGCACAGCTGGCCGCCAGCCTGCTCGGCTTCGTCGTCCTGCTGCTATTCCTTGAACGCTGGCAACGCGGTCGCGCCCGCTACTTTCAGACCGGCCGCAAGTATCAGGAGCTTCCGGGCTATCGCCTGGTGGGCTGGCGTGCGGCGGCGGCCCTGACCGTCTGCGGCTTGCCGCTGGCCTTAGGATTCCTGCTGCCGCTCGTCATTCTGGTCGAGATGCATTTCAGCGGGGGACACGACCTCTTCGGACCACGCTATCTAAAGCTGGTGTTCAACTCCTTCACTCTGGCCGGCGTCGCCGCGGTCCTAGCCGTCGGACTGGCCCTCTCCATGGCATATGCCGCCCGTCTCAGTCCTGGCCTGGTGACACGGAGCGCCAACCGCATGGCAAGCCTGGGCTACGCCGTTCCGGGATCGATCATAGCGGTGGGCGTGCTGATCCCGCTGGCGGGATTCGACAACGCGTTAGATGCCTGGATGCGTGCAACCTTCGGTCTGTCGACCGGCCTGTTGCTAACCGGCAGCATCGCCGGCCTGGTCTTCGCCTACCTGGTCCGCTTCATGGCGGTGGCCCTGAACACGGTGGAGTCCAGCCTGGCGAAAGTCACGCCCGCGATGGACGACGCCGCCCGCACGCTCGGTGCCAGCAGCGGCAGCGCCTTGCGCCGCGTCCACATGCCATTGCTGCGCGGCGGACTGCTGACGGCCGGACTGATCGTCTTCGTCGATGTGATGAAGGAGTTGCCGGCCACACTGATCATGCGCCCCTTCAATTTCGATACGCTCGCCGTGCAGGCTTACCGCCTGGCCAGCGACGAGCGACTGACCGAGGCCGCAACTCCGTCTCTGGCGATCGTGGCCGTCGGGTTGCTGCCTGTCATCCTGCTCAGCCGGGAAATCATGAAGTCGCGGCCGGGGTATCGCGGTTAG
- a CDS encoding histidine phosphotransferase family protein, producing the protein MAAAADLRLSELLASKLCHDLVGPVGAVNNGMELLAEDDLLMGDEAVKLVNSSAQHAGTVLQFYRLAYGASGGGVTDYGMVRDLVEKMLQHQKSVLVWPENLPAMLPASLPKLILNLSQLGAESLPRGGKVVLAIVGAGAGADLTVTAQGIDARLRPESEIGLDEHAEIDDLTPRNVHAYFTQQLIRLSGSQLSVATDTPGEVSFSATIVE; encoded by the coding sequence ATGGCAGCTGCAGCGGACCTGCGTTTGTCGGAGTTGTTGGCTTCCAAGCTGTGTCACGACCTCGTGGGACCGGTCGGTGCGGTCAACAACGGTATGGAGTTGCTGGCCGAAGACGACCTGCTCATGGGGGACGAGGCGGTCAAGCTGGTCAATTCGAGTGCTCAGCATGCCGGTACTGTGCTGCAGTTCTACCGCTTGGCCTACGGAGCCAGCGGCGGCGGCGTGACCGACTACGGCATGGTCCGCGATCTCGTCGAGAAGATGCTGCAACACCAGAAGTCGGTTTTGGTGTGGCCCGAGAACCTGCCGGCCATGCTGCCGGCCAGCCTTCCCAAGCTGATCCTCAACCTCAGTCAACTGGGGGCGGAGAGCCTGCCTCGTGGCGGCAAGGTGGTACTAGCGATCGTCGGCGCTGGCGCCGGCGCCGACCTGACCGTTACCGCGCAAGGCATTGACGCCCGGTTGCGTCCGGAAAGTGAAATCGGTCTCGACGAGCATGCCGAGATCGACGATCTCACGCCGCGCAACGTTCATGCCTACTTCACTCAACAATTGATCCGTCTCTCGGGCAGCCAACTTTCCGTGGCGACCGATACGCCCGGCGAAGTCAGCTTTTCTGCGACAATCGTCGAGTGA
- a CDS encoding DUF3553 domain-containing protein: MNVELVPGAMVRHPEKPEWGLGQVQSAIGSRVTVNFEDAGKLLIDTSKVSLTVVDPDEEDRSEG, from the coding sequence ATGAACGTGGAATTGGTGCCGGGTGCAATGGTGCGTCATCCGGAAAAACCCGAATGGGGCCTGGGACAAGTGCAGTCGGCGATCGGCAGCCGTGTCACGGTCAACTTCGAAGACGCCGGGAAGCTGCTGATCGACACGAGTAAAGTCAGCCTGACAGTCGTCGATCCCGACGAAGAGGATCGCAGCGAAGGCTGA
- a CDS encoding extracellular solute-binding protein — MRVTRGESTRRGLLAGAVGAALIATAGLPGQAQAEGELNIYSSRHYDTDERLYSDFEEQTGITINRIEDSADVLLERINSEGANSPADLLITVDAGRLWKAEEMGLLAPVENDLLNERIPSHLRDDEGHWFGFSKRVRVIFYDKNDVEAPPQTYEALADPQYEGMVCTRTSSNIYMLSLMAALIDHKGEEAAEEWAAGVWANRARDPEGGDTDQIRAIVSGECEIAVANTYYFARALRKDVDGLSGSTDMVGWVFPNQQTTGSHANISGAGVVATAPNQENAIKFLEYLASDQAQQYFAEGNDEYPAVVGVELPDSLKEMGDYEEDGISLTVYGANQALAQQIYDRVGYE; from the coding sequence ATGCGCGTCACCCGAGGCGAATCAACCCGGCGCGGACTTCTGGCCGGCGCTGTCGGCGCCGCCCTGATCGCCACCGCCGGCCTTCCCGGCCAAGCCCAGGCCGAGGGCGAACTCAACATCTACTCTTCTCGTCATTACGATACCGATGAGCGGCTCTACAGCGATTTCGAGGAGCAGACCGGTATCACCATCAACCGGATCGAGGACAGTGCCGACGTTCTGCTGGAGCGCATCAACAGCGAAGGCGCCAACAGCCCGGCAGATCTGTTGATCACGGTGGATGCCGGCCGTCTTTGGAAGGCTGAGGAGATGGGGCTTCTGGCCCCTGTTGAGAACGACCTCCTCAACGAACGGATCCCCAGCCACCTGCGTGATGACGAGGGGCACTGGTTCGGCTTTTCGAAGCGTGTGCGGGTGATCTTCTATGACAAGAACGATGTGGAAGCGCCGCCACAGACCTACGAAGCGTTGGCCGATCCGCAGTACGAGGGCATGGTCTGTACGCGCACCTCGTCGAACATCTACATGCTCTCCCTGATGGCCGCGCTTATCGATCACAAGGGAGAAGAGGCGGCCGAGGAGTGGGCGGCCGGTGTCTGGGCCAACCGGGCACGCGATCCGGAAGGCGGTGACACCGATCAGATTCGCGCCATCGTCTCCGGCGAGTGCGAGATCGCGGTTGCCAACACCTACTACTTCGCCCGCGCCCTGCGTAAGGATGTCGACGGTCTGTCCGGCAGCACGGACATGGTTGGCTGGGTCTTCCCGAACCAGCAGACGACTGGATCCCACGCGAATATTTCAGGCGCCGGTGTCGTGGCAACCGCACCGAACCAGGAAAATGCCATCAAGTTCCTGGAGTACTTGGCCAGCGATCAGGCGCAGCAGTACTTCGCGGAAGGCAACGACGAGTATCCGGCTGTCGTCGGCGTGGAGTTGCCCGACAGCCTTAAGGAGATGGGCGACTACGAAGAGGATGGGATCTCGCTGACGGTCTATGGTGCCAATCAGGCGCTGGCACAGCAGATCTACGACCGAGTCGGCTACGAATAA
- a CDS encoding ankyrin repeat domain-containing protein, with protein MTGPIGYLGGMRVIFPLLFMLALVVPALPATAQQDGLPEGLEAPETPEAALQFLHLGARADQPAMIAIALERGADIEGLNPRGNRPLQVAAIFGSAEAAKALIAADAKLDAATPDDAWTALHYAAYEDRMEVARVLIDAGAAVDLRETDYGNTPLLIATRRGNLGPAVALLEAGANLEARDQKDGNTPLINAAFSKNIPLVAELIARGANVSAAADDGMTPLLATARASRSSAGRQDDSVPIARLLMEAGADPTAAVELQGTALHIAAKEGVTALVETLLAAGIAVDSINPYDGRTPLHDAVDNAQIDTVLFLLEAGANPNARETESRETPLYAASQLGNPSTVLILLQNGADPDLRDAKGISPLMRAANVGALQTVRLLLEAGASVDLVADDDWTALQAAQDVGATEIEEILRAAGATRE; from the coding sequence GTGACTGGACCGATCGGTTACCTTGGCGGTATGCGCGTGATCTTCCCTCTGCTTTTCATGCTGGCTCTGGTCGTCCCAGCCCTTCCTGCGACAGCCCAGCAAGACGGCCTGCCCGAAGGTCTGGAAGCGCCGGAAACCCCGGAAGCCGCGCTGCAGTTCCTGCACCTCGGCGCCCGCGCCGACCAGCCGGCGATGATTGCGATCGCCCTGGAGCGCGGCGCCGACATCGAGGGCCTCAACCCACGCGGCAATAGACCGCTGCAGGTTGCCGCGATCTTCGGATCGGCGGAGGCTGCAAAGGCACTCATCGCCGCAGACGCGAAGCTCGACGCCGCAACGCCCGACGACGCCTGGACGGCCTTGCACTATGCCGCCTACGAGGACCGGATGGAGGTTGCCAGAGTTCTGATCGACGCCGGCGCGGCCGTCGATCTGCGCGAGACCGACTACGGCAACACACCGCTCTTGATCGCGACGCGGCGCGGCAACCTGGGGCCGGCGGTCGCACTGCTGGAAGCAGGGGCCAATCTCGAGGCACGGGATCAAAAGGACGGCAATACGCCGCTGATCAACGCTGCCTTCTCGAAGAATATCCCGCTGGTGGCAGAGTTGATTGCCCGCGGAGCCAATGTCAGCGCGGCCGCCGACGATGGGATGACGCCTCTGCTCGCCACGGCCCGGGCATCCCGATCATCCGCCGGACGGCAGGACGACAGCGTTCCGATCGCCAGGCTGCTGATGGAGGCGGGTGCCGATCCGACGGCTGCGGTCGAACTGCAAGGCACCGCACTTCATATCGCCGCCAAGGAAGGCGTCACGGCCCTCGTCGAGACATTGCTGGCGGCCGGCATAGCCGTCGACAGCATCAATCCCTACGATGGCCGCACTCCGCTCCACGACGCGGTCGACAACGCTCAGATCGATACGGTCCTGTTTCTGCTGGAAGCCGGTGCGAACCCCAACGCCCGAGAGACGGAGTCCCGAGAAACGCCGCTCTATGCCGCGTCACAGCTCGGAAACCCCTCGACGGTTCTGATCCTGCTGCAGAACGGTGCCGATCCCGATCTGCGCGACGCCAAAGGTATCTCACCGCTGATGCGCGCCGCCAACGTCGGGGCGTTGCAGACGGTCAGGCTGCTTCTGGAAGCTGGAGCGTCGGTGGATCTCGTTGCGGACGACGACTGGACGGCCCTGCAAGCCGCTCAGGATGTGGGTGCAACGGAGATCGAGGAGATCTTGCGGGCCGCCGGAGCGACCAGGGAATAG
- a CDS encoding c-type cytochrome yields MNFWAKSCALLGLAAAFSIVSPGSPAWAELLGHGGFVKGVAVAPDGKRALTGSFDYTVILWDLPEQRALQVLDAHQASVNAVALLPNERAVSASDDGTLRVWDTAAGREVAVLEGHEGKVQGLAVSADGTRAASAGWDGSVRLWDLQALEPLGVFEGHRSTVNAVAFSPSGEQLLSAGFDLTLRIWRVSDGTQLGELSGGAVGFTSAVWLPDERHAVTTQVDGSVRLWDLETGTEVAQLGEHPEASAFALAVSPDGRLAASAGTDRVVRLWDLETRQPAAVLDGHLAPIWSLAFFDDGKKLISGGADEVARVWDLEQGTEIGVSVASGARPLSDLATADPSLERGAEVFRKCSVCHDVQPGASRRAGPTLHGVFGRPAGAVADYNYSPALTDTEIVWNAETISQLFDEGPDIMTPGTKMPIQRIPNAEDRAALMRYLEVVTE; encoded by the coding sequence ATGAATTTTTGGGCAAAAAGCTGCGCGCTGCTGGGGCTTGCCGCAGCTTTTTCGATCGTGTCGCCAGGCAGTCCCGCATGGGCCGAATTGCTCGGCCATGGCGGGTTCGTGAAGGGGGTCGCCGTCGCGCCGGACGGCAAACGCGCGCTCACCGGTTCCTTCGATTACACGGTGATCCTGTGGGACCTTCCCGAGCAGCGTGCGCTGCAGGTGCTCGATGCACACCAGGCTTCGGTCAACGCGGTCGCTCTCTTGCCGAACGAGCGCGCCGTCTCGGCCAGTGACGACGGCACTTTGCGCGTCTGGGATACCGCAGCTGGCCGAGAGGTTGCGGTTCTGGAAGGCCATGAGGGCAAGGTCCAGGGCCTTGCGGTCTCCGCGGATGGAACCCGCGCGGCGTCGGCCGGCTGGGACGGCAGCGTCCGCTTGTGGGACCTTCAGGCGCTTGAGCCTCTCGGTGTTTTCGAAGGACATCGAAGCACGGTCAACGCCGTGGCCTTCTCCCCGTCGGGAGAGCAGTTGCTCTCGGCTGGCTTCGATTTGACGCTGCGGATCTGGCGGGTCAGCGACGGAACCCAGCTTGGCGAACTCTCCGGCGGTGCGGTCGGCTTCACCTCCGCCGTTTGGCTGCCGGATGAGCGTCACGCGGTCACAACGCAGGTCGACGGCTCCGTGCGCCTTTGGGATTTGGAGACGGGAACGGAGGTCGCGCAACTCGGTGAGCATCCCGAGGCCTCCGCCTTCGCTCTTGCTGTCTCGCCGGACGGTCGTCTGGCGGCATCTGCCGGGACCGACCGCGTCGTTCGCTTGTGGGATCTGGAGACCCGGCAGCCGGCGGCCGTTCTGGACGGTCATCTGGCGCCGATCTGGTCGCTCGCCTTTTTCGACGACGGCAAGAAGCTGATCTCCGGCGGCGCCGACGAGGTGGCGCGGGTCTGGGATCTCGAGCAAGGCACGGAGATCGGCGTTTCGGTGGCTTCCGGGGCACGGCCGCTGTCGGACCTGGCCACTGCCGACCCCTCTCTGGAGAGGGGCGCCGAAGTCTTCCGCAAATGCTCAGTCTGCCACGACGTGCAGCCGGGTGCGTCCCGGCGCGCCGGACCGACACTGCATGGCGTTTTCGGCCGTCCGGCGGGGGCGGTGGCCGACTACAACTACTCGCCGGCGCTGACGGATACGGAGATCGTTTGGAACGCCGAGACCATCTCTCAGCTATTCGACGAGGGGCCGGATATCATGACTCCCGGCACAAAGATGCCGATCCAGCGGATCCCAAACGCCGAAGATCGGGCGGCACTGATGCGCTACCTCGAGGTCGTGACCGAGTAG